Proteins from a genomic interval of Streptomyces sp. Tu6071:
- a CDS encoding DUF4232 domain-containing protein, with the protein MSIITPRAARTTAAVLAALALGAGAVACDSDDDSASAAPTASQGSGAPAQDASKDDGADAGTGSPQSGTPAEEGTNGGKAQNDDGINPSDEAAKPSGAHCATSEIDFDFWGPHGGKPDMEQSKYQQSVTVRLTNHSKRTCTLKGFPGVQLVSAKGERWDLARSGARPDPITLKPGDDIAHIKFTVMPTTDPGTKSFVPQDVVMTLPDETKHITLPWEYGGAIVEQSGATHPGTFVDPIGL; encoded by the coding sequence ATGTCGATCATCACCCCCCGCGCCGCCCGCACCACCGCCGCCGTCCTCGCCGCGCTCGCCCTCGGCGCCGGGGCCGTCGCCTGCGACTCCGACGACGACTCCGCGAGCGCCGCGCCCACCGCCTCGCAGGGCTCCGGCGCCCCCGCGCAGGACGCGTCGAAGGACGACGGCGCCGACGCCGGTACCGGCTCCCCGCAGAGCGGCACGCCCGCCGAGGAGGGCACGAACGGCGGGAAGGCGCAGAACGACGACGGCATCAACCCCTCGGACGAGGCGGCGAAGCCGAGCGGCGCGCACTGCGCGACGAGCGAGATCGACTTCGACTTCTGGGGGCCGCACGGCGGGAAGCCCGACATGGAGCAGTCGAAGTACCAGCAGTCCGTGACCGTGCGGCTGACCAACCACAGCAAGCGCACGTGCACGCTCAAGGGCTTCCCCGGCGTCCAGCTCGTGAGCGCGAAGGGCGAGCGCTGGGACCTCGCCCGTTCCGGCGCCCGCCCGGACCCGATCACGCTCAAGCCCGGCGACGACATCGCGCACATCAAGTTCACGGTCATGCCCACGACGGACCCCGGCACGAAGTCGTTCGTCCCGCAGGACGTCGTCATGACGCTGCCCGACGAGACGAAGCACATCACGCTGCCGTGGGAGTACGGCGGCGCGATCGTCGAGCAGTCCGGTGCGACGCACCCCGGCACCTTCGTCGACCCGATCGGCCTCTGA